DNA from Pseudophryne corroboree isolate aPseCor3 chromosome 7, aPseCor3.hap2, whole genome shotgun sequence:
AATTCTGTTCCTTTCTAAAAGTGGTCGTACATGTGGCAGCAGCCACGAGACCAAATCCTGAAATCAAAGCTGATGTGACGGTGGCTGATAATGAAATGCAAAGCTAGAGTTTAGTCTTCCTGGGCTGTGACCCCAGTCGCGACAGTAATGCCGTCATTGTGACCTCATCTCTCAGCCAGTGTCTGTCTGATCGCAAGATGCCGTAACCTTTTCACACCTGAAGGAGCGTATACAGCATTACACCGGTGCCGTATCATCCTGGCATACAGGCTGAGAACATAGCAACGTTTTACCATCAGGGCTTCCCTGAAATGTGAGGCTTTAGCGGAAGGGCGTATAAGCCAGTTTGTTTAGCGTCCCATTACTGAGCGCTCCATATTTTATCTTCTCCCCAATTCTCCATAGTTATATAGCGTCAGGAGAGagacacagtctcagcatccaggccAGGAATACATCATTACTGCTGCATATGTTGTACTGTAGATGTGAGGTCCACGTAGAACATATCTTCTCCCCAATTCTCCATAGTTATATAGCGTCAGGAGAgaggcacagtctcagcatccaggccAGGAATACATCATTACTGCTGCATATGTTGTACTGTAGACGTGAGGTCCACGTAGAACATATCTTCTCCCCAATTCTCCATAGTTATATAGCGTCAGGAGAgaggcacagtctcagcatccaggccAGGAATACATCATTACTGCTGCATATGTTCTACTGTAGACGTGAGGTCCACGTAGAACATATCTTCTCCACAATTCTCCATAGTTATATACCCGCAGGAGAgaggcacagtctcagcatccaggccAGTTATACATCATTACTGCTGCATATGTTGTACTGTAGACGTGAGGTCCATGTAGAACATATCTTCACCACAATTCTCCATAGTTATATAGCGTCAGGAGAgaggcacagtctcagcatccaggccAGGAATACATCATTACTGCTGCATATGTTGTACTGTAGACGTGAGGTCCACGTAGAACATATCTTCTCCCCAATTCTCCATAGTTATATAGCATCAGGAGAgaggcacagtctcagcatccaggccAGGAATACATAATTACTGCTGCATATGTTGTACTGTAGATGTGAGGTCCACGTAGAACATATCTTCTCCACAATTCTCCATAGTTATATAGCGTCAGGATAgaggcacagtctcagcatccaggccAGTTATACATCATTACTGCTGCATATGTTGTACTGTAGACGTGAGGTCCATGTAGAACATATCTTCTCCCCAATTCTCCATAGTTATATAGCATCAGGAGAgaggcacagtctcagcatccaggccAGGAATACATCATTACTGCTGCATATGTTGTACTGTAGACGTGAGGTCCATGTAGAACATATCTTCTCCACAATTCTCCATAGTTATATAGCGTCAGGATAgaggcacagtctcagcatccaggccAGGAATACATCATTACTGCTGCATATGTTGTACTGTAGACGTGAGGTCAACATAGAACATATCTTCTCCACAATTCTCCATAGTTATATAGCGTCAGGAGAgaggcacagtctcagcatccaggccAGGAATACATCATTACTGCTGCATATGTTGTACTGTAGACGTGAGGTCCACGTAGAACATATCTTCTCCCCAATTCTCCATAGTTATATAGCATCAGGAGAgaggcacagtctcagcatccaggccAGGAATACATCATTACTGCTGCATATGTTGTACTGTAGACGTGAGGTCCACGTAGAACATATCTTCTCCCCAATTCTCCATAGTTATATAGCGTCAGGAGAGAGGCGGCAGTCTCAGCATCCAGGCCAGGAATACATCATTACTGCTGCATATGTTGTACTGTAGATGTGAGGTCCACGTAGAACATATCTTCTCCCCAATTCTCCATAGTTATATAGCGTCAGGATAgaggcacagtctcagcatccaggccAGTTATACATCATTACTGCTGCATATGTTGTACTGTAGACGTGAGGTCCATGTAGAACATATCTTCTCCCCAATTCTCCATAGTTATATAGCATCAGGAGAgaggcacagtctcagcatccaggccAGGAATACATCATTACTGCTGCATATGTTGTACTGTAGACGTGAGGTCCATGTAGAACATATCTTCTCCACAATTCTCCATAGTTATATAGCGTCAGGATAgaggcacagtctcagcatccaggccAGGAATACATCATTACTGCTGCATATGTTGTACTGTAGACGTGAGGTCCACGTAGAGCATATCTTCTCCCCAATTCTCCATAGTTATATACCCGCAGGATAgaggcacagtctcagcatccaggccAGGAATACATCATTACTGCTGCATATGTTGTACTGTAGACGTGAGGTCCACGTAGAACATATCTTCTCCCCAATTCTCCATAGTTATATAGCGTCAGGATAgaggcacagtctcagcatccaggccAGGAATACATCATTACTGCTGCATATGTTGTACTGTAGATGTGAGGTCCACGTAGAACATATCTTCTCCACAATTCTCCATAGTTATATAGCGGCAGGATAgaggcacagtctcagcatccaggccAGTTATACATCATTACTGCTGCATATGTTGTACTGTAGACGTGAGGTCCATGTAGAACATATCTTCTCCACAATTCTCCATAGTTATATAGCGGCAGGATAgaggcacagtctcagcatccaggccAGGAATACATCATTACTGCTGCATATGTTGTACTGTAGACGTGAGGTCCACGTAGAACATATCTTCTCCCCAATTCTCCATAGTTATATAGCGGCAAGAGAgaggcacagtctcagcatccaggccAGGAATACATCATTACTGCTGCATATGTTGTACTGTAGACGTGAGGTCCACGTAGAACATATCTTCTCCCCAATTCTCCATAGTTATATAGCGGCAGGAGAgaggcacagtctcagcatccaggccAGGAATACATCATTACTGCTGCATATGTTGTACTGTAGACGTGAGGTCCACGTAGAGCATATCTTCTCCCCAATTCTCCATAGTTATATAGCGTCAGGAGAGAGGCGGCAGTCTCAGCATCCAGGCCAGGAATACATCATTACTGCTGCATATGTTGTACTGTAGACGTGAGGTCGACATAGAACATATCTTCTCCCCAATTCTCCATAGTTATATAGCGGCAGGAGAgaggcacagtctcagcatccaggccAGTTATACATCATTACTGCTGCATATGTTGTACTGTAGACGTGAGGTCCACGTAGAGCATATCTTCTCCCCAATTCTCCATAGTTATATACCCGCAGGATAgaggcacagtctcagcatccaggccAGGAATACATCATTACTGCTGCATATGTTGTACTGTAGACGTGAGGTCGACATAGAACATATCTTCTCCCCAATTCTCCATAGTTATATAGCGGCAGGAGAgaggcacagtctcagcatccaggccAGGAATACATCATTACTGCTGCATATATTGTACTGTAGACGTGAGGTCCACGTAGAGCATATCTTCTCCACAATTCTCCATAGTTATATACCCGCAGGATAgaggcacagtctcagcatccaggccAGGAATACATCATTACTGCTGCATATGTTGTACTGTAGACGTGAGGTCCACGTAGAGCATATCTTCTCCCCAATTCTCCATAGTTATATAGCGGCAGGAGAGAGGCGGCAGTCTCAGCATCCAGGCCAGGAATACATCATTACTGCTGCATATGTTGTACTGTAGACGTGAGGTCGACATAGAACATATCTTCTCCCCAATTCTCCATAGTTATATAGCGGCAGGAGAgaggcacagtctcagcatccaggccAGTTATACATCATTACTGCTGCATATGTTGTACTGTAGACGTGAGGTCCACGTAGAGCATATCTTCTCCCCAATTCTCCATAGTTATATACCCGCAGGATAgaggcacagtctcagcatccaggccAGGAATACATCATTACTGCTGCATATGTTGTACTGTAGACGTGAGGTCGACATAGAACATATCTTCTCCCCAATTCTCCATAGTTATATAGCGGCAGGAGAgaggcacagtctcagcatccaggccAGGAATACATCATTACTGCTGCATATATTGTACTGTAGACGTGAGGTCCACGTAGAGCATATCTTCTCCACAATTCTCCATAGTTATATACCCGCAGGATAgaggcacagtctcagcatccaggccAGGAATACATCATTACTGCTGCATATGTTGTACTGTAGACGTGAGGTCCACGTAGAGCATATCTTCTCCCCAATTCTCCATAGTTATATAGCGGCAGGAGAgaggcacagtctcagcatccaggccAGGAATACATCATTACTGCTGCATATGTTGTACTGTAGATGTGAGGTCCATGTAGAACATATCTTCTCCCCAATTCTCCATAGTTATATAGCGTCAGGAGAGAGGCGGCAGTCTCAGCATCCAGGCCAGGAATACATCATTACTGCTGCATATGTTGTACTGTAGGGGTAAGGCAGAAAAAGTAACTTTgccccttggtaaaaccatgttgcattgcggcGGTGCAGGTGTTGGAGGTATCTACATTGCAGCGTAAGAATAGAGCTGTCcagcatctgtgggctacatgcacatacatccagtatttaccttgcatgcatacatacatacatacatacatacatacatacatacataatatacaccTATTCGCCCCCTTGTATTGCAGTAAGGTTCGTCCAGGTGCAAAGTTGCtgctttttgctttgctcccaattcagaattacccccaatatatggtTCATACTGGGACACAGGGCTTCTCCTCTTCTTGCTACTGGCCAATGGGCTGCTGCGTATTTCCAGGGTGTAGTTCTTAGTGCAGGAACGGAAGCTATCTCCGCTTACCTTGCTTCTTGCCGCCATCCTCTCATCGCTAATGTCTGTCAGCCGCAGGTCTTCTGTGTAACACAATCACAGTCCCATGtccgtcatttcttcacctttattTGCATCTTTTACACAAATAATCTTCCTGCAGATTCATGTTCCGGTACTAGATATTGGTTTTTCTAATTCCCGTTTATATGTGTTGCAGATTGTTACAGCAATGTATGTGACTGCCGCCCTCTGTCTTCTCTCCGTTATAACCACGTGACATGTTGTAACGTCCACGTGTGGTGTTTGTGTAACTGCTGCGTATACATTTGTCCACTTATATTCATGTCTGTTTTTATTGTTGTTCTAGGCTCGGATTGAGACCTTAACTCGTCCCCTAACTTCACTGACCCCTCAATCGCAGGTGCAGATCAgagctgtctctccacatgctgcaCCTCAGTCTTCACCGCTTaccccacctcctcctctgcccccACCTCCACCgcctcccccacctcctcctcctctccccactCAATCCAAGTCCACCCCTATTCTTTTTGCTAAGTACAGCACCATTACCAGGTTGCAAAATGCCGCCCAGTACCCCGGACCTTATTTCAAGGCACCATCAGCAAGCCAAGCAACTCAGCACACCGCACTAAGTGCTAAACCTCAAATGATTGTGACCCCAAATGGGGCTATTCCACCGCCACCcccacctcctccccctcctccaccaccTCCTCCAGGCTCTGCCATGGCAATGCTAAGACCAAACCCATGTACTTCATCCATGCCTCAGTTTACACCTCCACCGCCTACTTTCAAGATTAATCAAGTCCCCCAGAATAACGTTATCCATGCTgctcagcctcctcctcctccaccgttGCCACCACCTCCGCCACCTCCACCACCGCCACCCCCACCTCCGTTCCAAGCTCCAATCAAGCAGTTTGTTCCTGGTGGTAAAATTACAGCCCCTGTTTCTGCTCCACCAACAACTGTAGCTTtaggacctcctacaccacccaaAAAGCAGCTAAACTTCACCCCCTCCCTCACTCAACAGCCTCTAGCACCCCCATTGCTCCCAACAGGTCCAACACCACCTCCGACGTTACCAAAACAACAGAGTTTCTCTGCCAAGCCTCTTTCCTCCCCTCAGTCTCCCATGCCCTCGGTGAAGCAACTTGCTAGTCAGTTCCCGCTCCCACCACAATCAGAGACTCAACCTCCCAAGCCAGCAACGCCAAGTACGGCTCCCCAATCTCCCCCAGCTGTGAAAGCAAAACCAAAATGGCAGCCGTTTTCTGTCCCATCACCTGAAtttcctcctcctcccccggaGAGTAGCTTAGCACTACTTCCTCCACCGCCCCCTCCACCCCCACTCCCTCCATCAACATCCCCTGTCCCGCCATCTTCTCCAACTCCAGATAAAACTGGTTCCCCTGTTAAAAAAGCAAGCAAGACATCAAGCCCAGGAGGCAAAAAACCTCCACCCACTCCCCAACGCAATTCAAGTATTAAATCCAACAGCTCTGCGGAGTACCATGAGTCCAAGAAGTCCTCTGTCGACAGCCTTGTCTCCAAGTTTGCCGAACCTCCTGCATCTCCTACTAAAGAGGCGATACCCCCACCAGCAGCCCCACCAAAACCTGTTAAACTTAATCTTTCAGGAGTAAACTTGCCCATGGTTTTTCAGCAAGGAAACCTCTCTGCCCAGATGATGCTTTCAGCAAAAGAGCCCACCACAGAATTTCCATCTCCACTGTATGATTCCGAATCGGATTTCCCACCTCCTCCAGCAGATCTTGAGCTTCTCCCCCCTCCACCTCCACCTGCAGATATCCCGCCAGTTTTGTTTTCTGGGAATACATCTCCGAAAGTGGCTGTTGTGAACCCGCAGCCCCAAACGTGGTCAAAATCGTCTGTAAAGAAAGCTCCACCCCCTACTAGGCCGAAACGGAATGATAGCATGAAGCTAATGCAAGCTGAAACGGCAGAACCTACTCCCGCCTGTCCTCAAGCGCCAACTTCGCCTAAACCGGGCCTCAGTGTACAGCCTGGGTTCCTTGCTGACCTAAACAAGACTCTGCAGCGGAAGTCTATTACCCGACACAGTTCTCTATCATCTGCCCGTTTATCTAGGCCAGAACCCACTGCTACTATGGATGACATGGTACTTCCTCCTCCACCACCAGAACTATTAGGTGATCATCAAAAAGCTAATTGCTATGGAGGGAGCCATTTATCAGGCTATGCAACATTACGAAGGGGTCCACCTCCAGCCCCACCTAAAAGAGACCAGAATACCAAACTTTCTAGAGACTGGTAACCCACGTCATAAACTTTTTTTGAGACTAGATTAACACTTGGCTGACTAATGTACTATGAATTTAGGATCCTTGTATGATAATGCCTATTGAGGCGAATGTCGCATCGGGAGAAGGGTCACTGCGCACTTCCTTTGTTTAGCAAAAAACGTTTCCGGTGATCCATAGCTCGTTCCCAGTACGGACAGGACCAAACCAGAATTCAGATCCTACGTATACAGAAACCTTTTTGTAGCGTATGTTGGTGTGCAGTGTGTTCCTGCATGTGTTCCTGCAATAGGCATATAATTCTGTCATTATTATAGCAGCTGTACAATAAAACATGACAAGGTTTTATTTCACCATGTCTGTATCCAGTGAGCCGCAGCGACAAGTATATAAAGACTTGATACTTGGTGCGGTGGATTTTCCTGCTCCGTTTCAGTGTCCGCGCTTAGATTTAACTATTTGTTCTTTTTCTCAGCTTGTTACAGGGGACAGTGAGCTATGTACTGAGGTCTGCCTTACCAGAAAGGGGTGCTATTGTCATCTGTGTGTTGTCATTCCACCGAATGTTTTCCCCCCATCTCAGCGTAGTCTACTGTACCTGGAGGCGAGCCCTCCTTCCACAGCCGCTGCTGCAAATGTCACCAGAACCTGTGAGGGAGCAATAGCCAGAGTCCCAGAGTCTTGCTGAAGTGATCGCGGTGTAAGGACCAGCTTGTGCGTAGCGTCCTAGATGAGtaacctggtactttatctctgcggGCGTATACAGAGGAATAGAAAGTCGCATTTGCTGCCATTGGCCTTTATGGGCGGATATCTTGTTTTTATAATCCTGTCGCAGCCACGTAAATCTTCCATTGCGTTCTGAGTGCCGATGACTTTCCGGTGTTTAATGTACAGAAGTGATTCCGTAATAACTAATAGACTGGACGAGTGACAGAGCCCGGAACCGTGACATAGTTCTGTATTAGCACAACGCGCGCCTAATGTACTGCCGTATTTGTTTTTGTAAGAAGTTTTGAGCAGGACTCTGGAGCTAGGTTATCCAGAAATCCACCAGAGCGGGGCTATGGCTCAGGCGTGTGATGGAATTATTGTACTCTGCGTTATGTAATGGTCTTGGGGCGACGTGCAGCGATTACGGCAGATGTTAGTGCACGGCTGCAACTTCCATGAATGCGCTGTTCAGTGTTCATCAGAAGGAAGCTTTATAAAGGCCACGTATATCGCGCAGCCTTCCAACGCTCTTGTAATCAGAGATGACCTAAGGAGATTACTTCTTAAGCTTTTCCCTACGAATGTCTCTGTCATTATTCACTAAAGTTGGGGTTTTACATGATGATGTGTGATCAGTAGCCAGGAAGGGGTGAGCAGCGGCCGCAGAGTTCCGTGTCCCAACGTGGCCTGGACTTCTATAATATTACAGAGAGATGTTCTCTCTCTCCTCTACTAATGAAGGTACTTAATattcagaaatgtatttataaaggGTCATTGCCCTAGGGCGCTGGTTATAATTTGGTATTTCATTAACAAGTCATGGATTTGATACACGGAAGGGCCAGGTTTACCGTTGTGTACAGACGGAGAATGCTGCGCCTGAATGGGCGCTCCGATGGGTATTGCCAAATTCCGctacttttttgtttgttttataaacGAAACTGCCCGTATATATAAGCGCGTCTTTGTGGTATATAAGGTTTGTTTAAGATTCCAGATGCTGACTGAGAATAGATTATTTTCCGTGACTTCGCTCGTGGTAAGAAGGTGAGTGCGCACGGTCTCCTTTATGCGATACTCTGAATAGCGCTTCCGCCCACTGGAAAGATCTGTCATATTCCCGTAAGCATCACGTATTCATGAGTCCGTTACGTTAGTCTAACCATGGGGATTGGACAGTCCAAGGTTGCTGGGTTATCTGCCAGTGGCGCATCAATTTACTGCGGTGAAAGTGGGCACACCAATTAAATGATGAGTCCCGCAATGGTCATGGCGCCTGGAATAACGCTCAGTTCTACGCCGCCTGGCGGCCGACGCGAGGGATGTTCTCTGCTCAAGGTGTGACGCTCATCATTTACTCTTGCTGTTAGTGGATGTTAGATGCTCATTCACCAATGGACGGTAGATATTTGGGATATTCATGATTCTTTTAGGAATAATTTAGATACTTTGGGACTTGGACAACATCTGTAATTCGCATTGGTATTTACATACACAGGGTTCTGCATAGATCGTCTAACAATAAAGCAAAGTCTGTAACTACAACTGAATTGTTATATTAAGATATTTTTGAAAGTTAATTATTTTTATTGTATGTAATTTTAAGTACAAATATTGGACATGGTGATATTGTGGAAAATGATACGTCTGTGTTCACTGTCGTTATACAGTTTAATCTCTCTGGACTTATTACCCTGAATATCATTTAATATTGCTAAAATTATCTACAAGACATATACAATAAAATGACACGATGACAAAATGGTAGACGTCTTCTTGTAAGGTCTCCAGAATGCTTCATACTCGATCATCTCTTATATCCGGCAGGTGTACATAGGAAGTGTCGGGAAAGAGATCAGACAGAACCGCCGCCCAGCTCGTAGATACTAGTGCACCAGACGTACAGCATAAACGGGTATAATGCGGCTTCTAACGTTACACTGGGCGGCCAAATTATTGTCACCACGGGGTTAGTACTGTGGTGTCCTTAATGGAGCTGGAATTCTTCTAGGCCTGGATTCTGCTGACAGTATATTTCATGGGGCATATTAGTGCAAATGCCAAGAACTGCATCTTCCAGTTCCTGAAGGTTTGATGGTAGCGTATCCAGAAGGATCTTGCGGTTGTCTCCATATCCACATCCTACCATCTGCATGGTGCAGTTGGAAGTGGGGCTAATGATCTGATGTTTtcaatcattggggcagatgtattaacctggagacggcataaggaagtgataaaacagtgataagtgcaaggtgataaacgcaccagccaatcagctccaatatgtaaattaaccttgcacttatcactggtttatcacttccttatgccttctccaggcttaatacatctgttccATTAACTGTCAAATTCCTGTGCTCCTGAGCCAACTGGAGGTCCTGCTTCTGTAcgtcatacaatgtaatgtgcagccTACTCTTTGCTGGGAGGCCATCTGAGCTGCTCCCGTGACAGACTACCTGTAATATGTTGCCCGTTTGTAGGACTGAACAAGTGTGCCCACTCTCCTTTCCAATCAAGTATCCGTTTATTAGCACAGGCCTTGCCCTCAGATCCAGTTCTCTGCCCGCTGGCCTCTCTGCCTGCCGTTTACTATCTGCCGCCCTCGAACAATTTCCCAGTGCAGCCATTTTGCTGATAGTCTCTGCTGTGAGTACGAACATTCATTCTACGTTCAAAGTCCGTCAGATCGCGCGGTTATCACATTATTTCATGAGTGATAcactcagggctggttctagaccatgtAGAGACCAGGGCAAAAAGTCCCTTTGGCAgttcccttaaaaaataaaaaactttgcTGTTTTTGTGTGTGCTAAATAAAAATACACCTTGCCTAGATGGTGGTTTCTCTGCAGTGGGGGACTTTTTGAAGAAATTGGTCCTCCCTGGGcagtgtcttcagtcggtattcactattcatgtaggagatcacatgtccAGAaggtgcctgtttgtgtaggaatgtaACCAATGTCGTCTTCATACAACAGAGGTGCAACCagaccctctgtgtctctctccagcctcctgtccccTGTATATCTCTTTAGTCTCctgccccctgtgtgtctctctccagccccctgtgtctctctccagcctcctgtatATCTCTTTagtctcctgccccctgtgtctctctccagccccctgtgtctctctccagcctcctgccccctgtgtctctctccagcctcctgccccctgtgtctcaccagcctcctgccccctgtgtctcaccagcctcctgccccctgtgtctctctttagcctcctgccccctgtgtctctctccagcctcctgccccaccagcctcctgccccctgtgtctctctccagccccctgtgtctctctccagcctcctgccccctgtgtctctctccagcctcctgccccctgtgtctctctctccagccccctgtgtctctctccagccccctgtgtctctctccagccccctgccccctgtgtctctctccagccccctgcgtctctctccagcctcctgccccctgtgtctctctccagcctcctgccccctgtgtctctctccagccccctgtgtctctctccagccccctgccccctgtgtctctctccagccccctgcgtctctctccagcctcctgccccctgtgtctctctccagcctcctgccccctgtgtctctctccagccccctgtgtctctctccagccccctgccccctgtgtctctctccagccccctgcgtctctctccagcctcctgccccctgtgtctctctttAGCCTCCTGCCCCGTGTCTCTCTctagcctcctgccccctgtgtctctctttAGCCTCCAGCACCCATCATTCCAGCCTTATACCTCTAAATCTCTAGCCTCCTGTTGTCACCTTAAGATTCAGTCCCCCCGACCCTCTCCAACTTCTGTATGCTgctcttcctctcagcggtgctgtatgTAGAAAAGACTCAGAAGGCGCATGTCAGAGGTCACGCCTCTCTGGAGAGATGCTGGGTCCTCCTAATATTTGGCACAGCAGTAACACAACAGTTGCGGCCACATTGACAGTAATAAATGGCAGCGCTGCTGGCAGGGTGACCGTAATCTAACTGTGGGGTTGCAGCGTCCCAGAAAATAGCCCTGCCAGCCTGTGCCTGGACACACCTAATTGTTCTCTGCATGCCTACCCCTAAGGGGTCTAATTACAGCTGTTTGTTTAGCGCTTAAAATGAAATTAATTAATGACTGAAAACATTTGGCCCAAGTTGCCAACACATAAAAGGGAAAGGAAACTGGATAATGTATGTGATGTCCTACAGAGGTGACTTTCATGCCACGGCCGTGTCCACTCCTATCGTTTAGTATAGATGTTGGAGAACCTTCCATTCTCCAGCTCTGAACCCATATCCCTCCGTCATGTCACTGTACCAGAGATCAGCCGAGCACCAGGAATATTCTACTATGGAGTATTCTGTCCCATTACACGTGTGCGGTGCATCTAGCCGTCCAGGGCTGACACCAAGCAACCTGATGAGACGGCAGTGGTTGCCAAACAGACAGGCATTGTGCGTTCACATTTGTCCTTCATCCAGACCTACATGGGGTCAGTACCAGTAGCAGGAATTTAGTGATAAACCATCACAGTACTAGCAGGTTACACACAGTCTGTACCGCCATCACACCGACACTCCGCCACTGACATCTCCTCCTAGAGAACATGGAGATCCACACACTGACATTTCCCATCAAACTATATTGCTCCGACCACTGCACTCTTTCCCTCCCCCCAAAACACGACGTCTTCCAGACCACAGCCCTCCATCCAGAGTCCTCTCTTCCTACAACACAcgccattattttatttttttaggacGCAAAAAATAATTTGATACACACCATAAGATTCTCTGTTCAATCTGTCTGGTTGGAGCAAAAAATcttgtaatgtatgggagcaaatgcgaAAAACCATTTGCTgccaaaacagacaaaaatggacgttCAGGCATACTGGTTACCTACCTACCTACCCAAGGTGCAACCAAACCGTTTGTCCTTTGTACAATCCTCTCCCTCCATGACTGTTGTAACCTTCAGCTGTCTCACAGTCATCTCACTGACTTCTCTCCATCTGTGCTAAATGGCATAGCAAGACTGATTTCTCtctctcagggcgggatgtattaagatgcatcgccgcccctcgcctcttatcgcagcgatgttgattgcatatgtacttacatatgtgatcaatattgcaatgcggtgacagaggccccccgcgatacctgtgtgggaggtctccgtcacctccccgggatcttcacctgctctcctgccgggaagcagcagcggtctgtccccggcgcctcctcctccatgcagccggaaggacctccaacTGCGTTGCTAaggggagattaccttccgggctgGCGAAATgaagcccataggattctatagggtattgccatccagaGATGGTGATACCCTCATCGGCAAAAACGTGGCGGTCGGGTGATAGTACATCTGAAAAtacggcaacccccccccccccccccccccaaaaacgggggttttaccgcattttttctttagtacatcccgccctcaatgTTCCACTCTGAAAATCCTTACGCTGGCT
Protein-coding regions in this window:
- the RAPH1 gene encoding ras-associated and pleckstrin homology domains-containing protein 1 isoform X1, encoding MEQLSDEDLDHGAEEDSDKEDQDLDKMFGAWLGELDKLTQSLDTEKSEEPVKRSPLRQETNLANFSYRFSMYNLNEAINQGETVDLDALMADLCSIEQELSSIGTQSSKNTLKSHDRRSSQKPPAGRTSAKQSSLRGLPSSSVRITKPTHANFSLDDITAQLEQASLSMDEAARQAIVEDVKPVVTIHHRRTASAGTVSDSDIRSVSNSSRSSVTSAASSMDSLDIDKMTRPQELELLQQGQPISEHSYLDRETSLLLRNIAGKPSHLLTKEEQAAIIKAEKIRIALEKIKEAQVKKLVIRVHMSDESSKTMMVDERQTVRQVLDNLMDKSHCGYSLDWSLVETISELQMDRIFEDHENLVENLLNWTRDSQNKLMFVERIEKYALFKNPQNYLLGRKETSEMADRNKEVLLEECFCGSSVSVPELEGVLWLKDDGKKSWKKRYFLLRASGIYYVPKGKAKASRDLVCFLQLDHVNVYYGQEYRSKYKAPTDYCLVLKHPQIQKKSQYIKYLCCDDVRTLHQWVNGIRIAKYGKQLYTNYQEALKRTEAAYDWTSLSSSSMKSGSSSSSLPESQSNHSNQSDNGLSDSLGGCHVRSQSIVSSIFSEAWKRGTQLEESSKARIETLTRPLTSLTPQSQVQIRAVSPHAAPQSSPLTPPPPLPPPPPPPPPPPPLPTQSKSTPILFAKYSTITRLQNAAQYPGPYFKAPSASQATQHTALSAKPQMIVTPNGAIPPPPPPPPPPPPPPPGSAMAMLRPNPCTSSMPQFTPPPPTFKINQVPQNNVIHAAQPPPPPPLPPPPPPPPPPPPPPFQAPIKQFVPGGKITAPVSAPPTTVALGPPTPPKKQLNFTPSLTQQPLAPPLLPTGPTPPPTLPKQQSFSAKPLSSPQSPMPSVKQLASQFPLPPQSETQPPKPATPSTAPQSPPAVKAKPKWQPFSVPSPEFPPPPPESSLALLPPPPPPPPLPPSTSPVPPSSPTPDKTGSPVKKASKTSSPGGKKPPPTPQRNSSIKSNSSAEYHESKKSSVDSLVSKFAEPPASPTKEAIPPPAAPPKPVKLNLSGVNLPMVFQQGNLSAQMMLSAKEPTTEFPSPLYDSESDFPPPPADLELLPPPPPPADIPPVLFSGNTSPKVAVVNPQPQTWSKSSVKKAPPPTRPKRNDSMKLMQAETAEPTPACPQAPTSPKPGLSVQPGFLADLNKTLQRKSITRHSSLSSARLSRPEPTATMDDMVLPPPPPELLGDHQKANCYGGSHLSGYATLRRGPPPAPPKRDQNTKLSRDW